A part of Lampris incognitus isolate fLamInc1 chromosome 21, fLamInc1.hap2, whole genome shotgun sequence genomic DNA contains:
- the LOC130131497 gene encoding ADP-ribosylation factor-like protein 4C has translation MGNSFSNLAAFQSLHIVMLGLDSAGKTTVLYRLKFNEFVNTVPTIGFNTERIRLSNGGARGISCHFWDVGGQEKLRPLWKPYSRCTDGIVYVVDSVDVDRLEEAKAELHKITKFAENQGTPLLVIANKQDLPRSLPVADIERQLALSELSPSTPYHVQPACAIIGEGLDEGMDTLYEMIVKRRKSLKQRKNKRQ, from the coding sequence ATGGGGAATAGTTTCTCAAATCTGGCCGCCTTCCAGTCCTTGCACATCGTCATGCTCGGTCTGGATTCTGCGGGCAAGACCACCGTGCTGTACCGGCTGAAATTCAACGAGTTCGTCAACACCGTGCCCACCATCGGCTTCAACACCGAGAGGATCCGGCTGAGCAACGGCGGCGCGAGGGGCATCAGCTGTCACTTCTGGGACGTCGGCGGCCAGGAGAAGCTGCGGCCGCTGTGGAAGCCCTACAGCCGCTGCACCGACGGCATCGTCTACGTGGTGGACTCCGTGGACGTGGACCGGCTGGAGGAGGCCAAGGCGGAGCTGCACAAGATCACCAAGTTCGCGGAGAACCAGGGCACCCCGCTGCTGGTGATCGCCAACAAGCAGGACCTGCCCAGGTCGCTGCCCGTGGCGGACATAGAGAGACAGCTGGCCCTGTCCGAGCTCAGCCCCTCCACCCCGTACCACGTCCAGCCGGCCTGCGCCATCATCGGAGAGGGGCTGGATGAAGGGATGGATACATTGTACGAGATGATTGTGAAACGGAGGAAATCGCTGAAACAGCGAAAGAATAAGCGGCAGTGA